The following proteins come from a genomic window of Mariniflexile sp. TRM1-10:
- a CDS encoding DUF3341 domain-containing protein translates to MEASKVIHAIYTDDDVLMSAVKKVKAERYHIEEIYTPFPVHGLDKAMGLAPTRIAITAFIYGLIGLTVAIVMMNFIMIEDWPQNIGGKPSFSYIENMPAFVPIMFELTVFFAAHLMVITFYLRSRMWPFKNAENPDPRTTDDHFLMEIAVDGNEEALASLLKETGAVEINLIDKAH, encoded by the coding sequence ATGGAAGCATCTAAAGTAATTCACGCTATTTATACAGATGATGATGTATTGATGTCTGCTGTTAAAAAGGTTAAGGCAGAAAGATACCACATTGAAGAAATATATACACCATTTCCAGTCCACGGACTAGACAAGGCTATGGGGTTAGCACCAACACGTATTGCTATTACCGCTTTTATATATGGTTTAATAGGTTTAACGGTTGCAATTGTTATGATGAATTTTATAATGATTGAAGATTGGCCTCAAAATATTGGTGGTAAACCAAGTTTTAGCTATATAGAAAATATGCCGGCATTCGTGCCAATTATGTTTGAGTTAACCGTGTTTTTTGCGGCGCATTTAATGGTAATTACTTTTTACTTACGTAGTAGAATGTGGCCATTTAAAAATGCTGAAAATCCTGATCCAAGAACTACAGATGATCATTTTTTAATGGAAATTGCTGTAGATGGAAATGAGGAAGCATTGGCAAGTTTACTTAAAGAAACTGGAGCCGTTGAAATTAATTTAATTGATAAAGCGCATTAA